A genomic window from Streptomyces sp. WMMC940 includes:
- a CDS encoding FHA domain-containing protein, whose product MAERPAAPTAPELVIETDGGSTLMSPGRVYHVGRDPLSDIVLDDARVSWHHAVLRTVADHWTVEDENSTNGTYTEGRRVHEWGVGPGSVIRFGNPQDGPRAVLVGTEAEPGAAPAARPRGGAPRPDRPSPAAPASGTAPPGVRERGAPSPDREPEIPASGAREPAGPAPGAREAAARREPEVRPAETPPPPAATGAAATSTFRQPTTVRPLPTRTVRIGRAADNDIVIDDLIVSRRHAELRAHLDGRYEIVDLDSHNGTYLNGQPVTEAGISEGDTVGIGHSTFRLVGDELQEFVDSGEISLDVQDLAVTVDEGRKVLLDHVSFPVGEKCLLAVVGPSGAGKSTLLNALTGLRPAEHGTVVYDGRDLYRDYAELRRRIGLVPQDDILHVQLTVRRALGYAAELRFPEDTASAEREARVEEVIRELGLEQRADQPIHSLSGGQRKRVSVALELLTKPSLLFLDEPTSGLDPGMDRSVMHMLRGLADDGRTVIVVTHSVLNLDVCDRLLVMAPGGRIAYFGAPEDALEFFGFDQWPEAFEAFENDHDRDWAGDYRASSQHRQYIALRPQPRAAPDRRPVAAAPPPKSQSWFGQLGTLVRRYVSVLSADRTFIVIMIALPFGMGVMARALAGSKFTLDTTMDALLVLCVGGVLTGAANAVRELVKERVIYRRERAVGLSRSAYLTSKVVVLGSITVVQAVVLTLVGLAGVDLNAPGGQGVLLPPLLEITLAVALLSFTSMMLGLVISALVPKEEVTMPLLVLLTMVQIVFCGALLKLDGVLGMEQLGWLVPARWAFAAMASTVDLARIVPGKDTADPLFDHSASVWLTNLGVMVLLSVALWFVVAMLLRRHEPAVMRK is encoded by the coding sequence ATGGCTGAGCGGCCCGCTGCGCCGACCGCGCCCGAGCTGGTCATCGAAACCGACGGGGGCTCGACGCTCATGAGCCCGGGCCGGGTGTACCACGTCGGGCGGGACCCCCTGAGCGACATCGTCCTGGACGACGCCCGGGTGTCCTGGCACCACGCGGTCCTCAGGACCGTCGCGGACCACTGGACCGTCGAGGACGAGAACAGCACGAACGGCACGTACACCGAAGGCCGCCGCGTCCACGAGTGGGGCGTGGGACCGGGCAGCGTCATCCGGTTCGGCAACCCGCAGGACGGCCCGCGCGCCGTGCTCGTGGGCACGGAGGCCGAGCCCGGGGCAGCGCCGGCGGCCCGCCCCCGGGGCGGGGCCCCGCGTCCGGACCGGCCGTCACCCGCGGCACCCGCGTCCGGAACCGCCCCACCCGGCGTCCGGGAGCGGGGAGCGCCCTCCCCGGACCGTGAGCCGGAGATCCCCGCGTCCGGCGCCCGCGAGCCCGCCGGCCCCGCACCGGGCGCCCGCGAGGCCGCGGCCCGGCGGGAACCGGAGGTCCGGCCCGCCGAGACCCCGCCGCCGCCCGCCGCCACGGGTGCCGCCGCCACGAGCACGTTCCGGCAGCCCACGACCGTACGCCCGCTGCCCACCCGCACGGTCCGCATCGGCCGAGCCGCCGACAACGACATCGTCATCGACGACCTCATCGTCTCCCGCCGGCACGCCGAGCTCCGCGCCCACCTGGACGGCCGCTACGAGATCGTCGACCTCGACAGCCACAACGGCACCTACCTCAACGGCCAGCCGGTGACCGAGGCGGGGATCTCGGAAGGGGACACCGTCGGCATCGGCCACTCCACCTTCCGTCTCGTCGGCGACGAACTGCAGGAGTTCGTGGACTCCGGCGAGATCTCGCTCGACGTGCAGGACCTCGCCGTCACGGTGGACGAGGGCCGCAAGGTGCTCCTCGACCACGTGTCGTTCCCGGTCGGCGAGAAGTGCCTGCTCGCCGTGGTCGGACCCAGCGGGGCCGGCAAGTCGACCCTCCTGAACGCGCTCACCGGGCTCCGCCCAGCCGAGCACGGCACCGTCGTCTACGACGGACGCGACCTGTACCGCGACTACGCCGAACTCCGCCGCCGCATCGGGCTCGTACCGCAGGACGACATCCTGCACGTCCAGCTCACCGTGCGCCGGGCCCTCGGCTACGCCGCCGAACTGCGCTTCCCCGAGGACACGGCATCCGCGGAGCGTGAGGCGAGGGTCGAGGAGGTCATCCGCGAACTGGGCCTGGAGCAGCGCGCCGACCAGCCCATCCACAGTCTCTCCGGCGGCCAGCGCAAACGCGTCAGCGTTGCGCTGGAGCTGCTGACGAAGCCGTCGCTGCTCTTCCTCGACGAGCCCACCTCGGGCCTGGACCCGGGCATGGACCGCTCGGTGATGCACATGCTGCGCGGACTCGCCGACGACGGCCGTACGGTCATCGTGGTCACCCACAGCGTGCTCAACCTCGATGTGTGCGACCGGCTGCTGGTCATGGCGCCGGGCGGCCGGATCGCCTACTTCGGCGCACCCGAGGACGCCCTGGAGTTCTTCGGCTTCGACCAGTGGCCGGAGGCGTTCGAGGCGTTCGAGAACGACCACGACCGCGACTGGGCGGGGGACTACCGGGCGTCGTCGCAGCACCGCCAGTACATCGCACTCAGACCCCAGCCGCGCGCCGCGCCGGACCGCCGGCCGGTGGCGGCGGCGCCACCGCCCAAGTCCCAGAGTTGGTTCGGGCAGTTGGGCACACTGGTCCGCCGCTATGTGTCCGTGCTGAGCGCGGACCGCACCTTCATCGTCATCATGATCGCGCTGCCCTTCGGGATGGGCGTCATGGCCCGGGCCCTGGCGGGAAGCAAGTTCACGCTGGACACCACCATGGACGCCCTGCTCGTGCTCTGCGTCGGCGGGGTGCTGACGGGCGCGGCGAACGCGGTGCGCGAGCTGGTGAAGGAGCGCGTGATCTACCGGCGGGAACGGGCGGTCGGCCTGTCCAGATCCGCCTATCTGACGTCCAAGGTCGTGGTGCTCGGCTCGATCACGGTCGTCCAGGCGGTCGTCCTCACCCTCGTGGGCCTCGCCGGCGTGGACCTGAACGCGCCCGGCGGCCAGGGCGTGCTCCTGCCCCCGCTGCTCGAGATCACCCTGGCCGTGGCGCTGCTGTCGTTCACGTCGATGATGCTCGGCCTCGTGATCTCCGCGCTGGTTCCCAAGGAGGAGGTCACCATGCCGCTGCTGGTGCTCCTCACCATGGTCCAGATCGTCTTCTGCGGCGCCCTGCTGAAGCTCGACGGCGTGCTGGGCATGGAGCAGCTGGGCTGGCTGGTGCCCGCACGCTGGGCCTTCGCCGCGATGGCGAGCACGGTCGACCTCGCCCGGATCGTGCCCGGCAAGGACACCGCCGATCCGCTCTTCGACCACTCCGCGTCGGTGTGGCTCACGAACCTGGGCGTGATGGTGCTGCTCAGCGTGGCGCTCTGGTTCGTCGTCGCGATGCTGCTGCGGCGGCACGAGCCCGCGGTCATGCGGAAGTGA
- a CDS encoding XdhC family protein produces the protein MLDIADELGRWVGQGRDFAVATVVAVGGSAPRQPGAALAVDSDGTAIGSVSGGCVEGAVYDLCLQALEDGRTVLERFGYSDDDAFAVGLTCGGIIDVLVTPVRADSPCRGVVAAALAAASRGEAAAVARITDGPGELMGRALLVRGDGSYEGTLGGHPELDRTAAGEARALLDAGRTGTAGIGEDGSRCGRPLTLLVESSVPAPRMIVFGAIDFASALVRVGKFLGYHVTVCDARPVFATRARFPDADEIVVEWPHRYLESTDVDGRTVLCVLTHDAKFDVPLLERALRLPVAYVGAMGSRRTHEDRNARLREAGVGELELARLRSPIGLDLGARTPEETAVSIAAEIVAGRRGGTGVPLAGAHTPIHHDGPRLPARSVGSVA, from the coding sequence ATGCTGGACATCGCCGACGAGCTGGGCCGGTGGGTCGGGCAAGGACGTGACTTCGCCGTCGCCACCGTGGTGGCCGTCGGCGGCAGCGCGCCCCGCCAGCCCGGTGCCGCGCTCGCCGTCGACAGTGACGGCACGGCCATCGGGTCGGTCTCCGGGGGATGCGTGGAGGGCGCCGTCTACGATCTGTGCCTGCAGGCGCTCGAGGACGGCCGGACCGTCCTGGAGCGCTTCGGCTACAGCGACGACGACGCCTTCGCCGTGGGGCTGACCTGCGGCGGGATCATCGACGTCCTCGTCACCCCGGTCCGCGCGGACTCCCCCTGCAGGGGCGTCGTCGCGGCGGCGCTGGCCGCCGCGTCACGAGGGGAGGCCGCTGCGGTCGCCCGGATCACCGACGGGCCCGGCGAGCTGATGGGCCGCGCCCTCCTCGTCCGTGGCGACGGCTCGTACGAAGGCACCCTCGGCGGCCACCCCGAACTCGACCGCACCGCCGCGGGCGAGGCCCGCGCCCTGCTGGACGCGGGGCGCACCGGCACCGCCGGTATCGGCGAGGACGGCTCCCGCTGCGGACGTCCGCTCACCCTGCTCGTCGAGTCCAGCGTTCCCGCCCCCCGGATGATCGTCTTCGGGGCCATCGACTTCGCCTCCGCCCTCGTCCGGGTCGGCAAGTTCCTCGGGTACCACGTCACCGTGTGCGACGCCCGCCCGGTCTTCGCGACGCGGGCCCGCTTCCCCGACGCGGACGAGATCGTCGTCGAATGGCCGCACCGCTACCTGGAGTCGACCGATGTCGACGGACGCACGGTGCTGTGCGTCCTCACCCACGACGCCAAGTTCGACGTACCGCTGCTGGAACGGGCCCTGCGGCTGCCCGTCGCCTACGTCGGCGCGATGGGATCACGCCGCACCCACGAGGACCGCAACGCCCGGCTGCGCGAGGCGGGCGTCGGCGAACTCGAACTCGCCCGGCTGCGCTCGCCGATCGGCCTCGACCTCGGGGCCCGTACGCCCGAGGAGACGGCGGTGTCCATCGCCGCGGAGATCGTCGCGGGCCGGCGCGGCGGCACCGGCGTGCCCCTGGCGGGCGCCCACACGCCGATCCATCACGACGGCCCGCGCCTGCCGGCCCGGTCCGTGGGGTCCGTCGCCTGA
- a CDS encoding NCS2 family permease, with the protein MTQSSVEPRTTAEDAGPGSRVPAGRSWLDRYFHISERGSTVAREVRGGITTFMAMAYILLLNPLILNGKDVAGNVLSQPGLITATAFAAAATTLLMGFVGKVPLALAAGLSVSGVLASQVVPQMTWPQAMAMCVMYGVVICLLVVTGLRELIMNSIPLALKHGITMGIGLFIALIGLVKAGFVGKGAEFGPPVTLGAGGELAGWPVLIFCFTLLLIFMLQARGIPGAILVGIAVGTVVAVAVHNVAGLDAKAWNMSPPELAGGAVSMPDFSLFGHVEFGGWGEVGAITVGFIVFTLVLAGFFDAMATIIGVGTEAKLADERGRMPGLSKALFIDGAGGAVGGVSGGSGQTVFVESATGVGEGARTGLASVVTGLFFAACLFFTPLTAIVPPQVASAALVVIGAMMMQNARHVDWGDRSVAVPVFLTVVLMPFTYSITPGVAAGVIAYVAIKVAQGKSREVGGFMWVLTAVFIVFFALNPIEGWLGVH; encoded by the coding sequence ATGACCCAGTCGTCAGTGGAGCCGAGGACCACCGCTGAGGACGCCGGCCCCGGCTCGCGCGTCCCCGCCGGACGGTCCTGGCTCGACCGGTACTTTCACATCTCCGAACGAGGATCGACGGTCGCGCGCGAGGTGCGCGGCGGCATCACCACCTTCATGGCGATGGCGTACATCCTCCTGCTCAACCCGCTGATCCTCAACGGCAAGGACGTCGCCGGCAACGTCCTGAGCCAACCGGGACTCATCACTGCGACTGCCTTCGCGGCCGCGGCGACGACCCTGCTGATGGGCTTCGTCGGCAAGGTCCCGCTCGCCCTCGCGGCCGGCCTGAGCGTCTCCGGCGTCCTCGCCTCGCAGGTCGTCCCCCAGATGACCTGGCCGCAGGCGATGGCCATGTGCGTGATGTACGGCGTGGTGATCTGCCTGCTGGTGGTGACCGGGCTGCGCGAGCTGATCATGAACTCGATCCCGCTGGCCCTCAAGCACGGCATCACCATGGGCATCGGCCTGTTCATCGCGCTGATCGGCCTGGTCAAGGCCGGGTTCGTCGGCAAGGGCGCGGAGTTCGGTCCGCCCGTCACCCTCGGCGCCGGCGGTGAACTCGCCGGCTGGCCGGTACTGATCTTCTGCTTCACCCTGCTGCTGATCTTCATGCTGCAGGCCCGTGGGATACCCGGCGCCATCCTCGTCGGCATCGCCGTCGGCACCGTCGTCGCGGTCGCCGTCCACAACGTCGCCGGTCTCGACGCCAAGGCCTGGAACATGTCCCCGCCGGAGCTCGCCGGCGGCGCCGTCTCCATGCCCGACTTCTCGCTCTTCGGGCACGTCGAGTTCGGCGGCTGGGGCGAGGTCGGCGCGATCACCGTCGGATTCATCGTCTTCACCCTGGTGCTGGCCGGCTTCTTCGACGCCATGGCCACCATCATCGGAGTCGGCACCGAGGCCAAGCTGGCCGACGAGCGCGGCCGGATGCCGGGTCTGTCGAAGGCGCTGTTCATCGACGGCGCCGGCGGTGCTGTCGGCGGTGTCTCGGGCGGCTCCGGCCAGACCGTGTTCGTCGAGTCCGCCACCGGCGTCGGCGAGGGCGCGCGGACCGGCCTCGCCTCGGTCGTCACCGGACTGTTCTTCGCGGCCTGCCTCTTCTTCACCCCGCTCACCGCGATCGTGCCGCCCCAGGTCGCCTCCGCGGCCCTGGTCGTCATCGGCGCGATGATGATGCAGAACGCCAGGCACGTGGACTGGGGCGACCGTTCCGTCGCCGTCCCGGTCTTCCTCACCGTCGTGCTGATGCCGTTCACGTACAGCATCACCCCCGGTGTCGCCGCGGGCGTCATCGCGTACGTCGCCATCAAGGTCGCCCAGGGCAAGTCCCGGGAGGTGGGCGGCTTCATGTGGGTCCTGACCGCGGTCTTCATCGTGTTCTTCGCCCTGAACCCGATCGAAGGCTGGCTGGGCGTCCACTGA
- a CDS encoding xanthine dehydrogenase family protein molybdopterin-binding subunit has translation MALDPRVTAAPAGTPTKVTQGSQTKGGIGESTLRPDGILKVTGEFAYSSDMWHEDMLWGHTLRSTVAHAEIRSIDISEALAVPGVHAVLTYDDLPAAMKNYGLEIQDTPVLAHGKVRHHGEPVALVAADHPETARRAAAKIRIDYAELPLITDEESATAPGAVLVHENRDDHHIGHVPHPNIVHRQPIVRGDAARARERADVIVEGEYVFGMQDQAFLGPESGLAVPAEDGGVDLYVATQWLHSDLRQIAPVLGLPEEKVRMTLSGVGGAFGGREDISMQIHGCLLALRTGKPVKMVYNRFESFFGHVHRHPAKLYYEHGATRDGKLTHLKCRIVLDGGAYASASPAVVGNAASLSVGPYVVDDVDIEAIALYTNNPPCGAMRGFGAVQACFAYEAQMDKLAAELGMDPVEFRQLNAMEQGTIMPTGQPVDSPAPVAELLRRVKARPMPPERQWEVAGGEADVRALPGGLSNTTHGEGVVRGVGYAVGIKNVGFSEGFDDYSTARVRVEVVGGVPVATVHTAMAEVGQGGVTVHAQIARTELGVTQVTIHPADTQVGSAGSTSASRQTYVTGGAVKNSCELVREKVLEIGRRKFGSHHPAWATAELLLEGGKVVTDGGEVLADLVDVLEDEAVEVEAEWRHRPTEAFDLRTGQGNGHVQYSFAAHRAVVEVDTELGLVKVVELACAQDVGKALNPLSVVGQIQGGTTQGLGVAVMEEIIVDPKTAKVRNPSFTDYLIPTILDTPTIPVDVLELADEHAPYGLRGIGEAPTLSSTPAVLAAIRDATGLELNRTPVRPEHLTGT, from the coding sequence ATGGCGCTCGACCCCCGAGTCACCGCCGCCCCGGCCGGTACTCCCACCAAGGTCACCCAGGGCTCGCAGACCAAGGGCGGCATCGGCGAGTCCACGCTCCGCCCCGACGGCATCCTCAAGGTCACCGGCGAGTTCGCCTACTCCTCGGACATGTGGCACGAGGACATGCTGTGGGGCCACACGCTGCGTTCCACCGTCGCGCACGCCGAGATCCGGTCCATCGACATCTCCGAGGCCCTGGCCGTGCCCGGCGTCCACGCGGTCCTCACCTACGACGACCTGCCCGCGGCGATGAAGAACTACGGCCTGGAGATCCAGGACACGCCGGTCCTCGCGCACGGGAAGGTCCGCCACCACGGCGAGCCGGTGGCCCTCGTCGCCGCCGACCACCCGGAGACCGCCCGCCGCGCCGCCGCCAAGATCAGGATCGACTACGCCGAGCTGCCGCTGATCACCGACGAGGAGTCGGCGACGGCCCCCGGCGCGGTCCTGGTCCACGAGAACCGCGACGACCACCACATCGGCCACGTCCCGCACCCGAACATCGTGCACCGTCAGCCCATCGTCCGCGGCGACGCGGCCCGGGCCCGCGAGCGCGCCGACGTGATCGTCGAGGGCGAGTACGTCTTCGGCATGCAGGACCAGGCCTTCCTCGGCCCCGAGTCCGGCCTCGCCGTGCCCGCCGAGGACGGCGGTGTCGACCTGTACGTGGCCACCCAGTGGCTGCACTCAGACCTCCGCCAGATCGCCCCGGTCCTCGGCCTGCCCGAGGAGAAGGTGCGGATGACGCTCTCCGGTGTCGGCGGGGCCTTCGGCGGCCGCGAGGACATCTCCATGCAGATCCACGGCTGCCTCCTCGCGCTGCGCACCGGCAAGCCCGTGAAGATGGTCTACAACCGCTTCGAGTCCTTCTTCGGCCATGTGCACCGGCACCCGGCGAAGCTGTACTACGAGCACGGCGCCACCAGGGACGGCAAGCTCACGCACCTGAAGTGCCGGATCGTCCTGGACGGCGGCGCGTACGCGTCGGCCTCCCCGGCCGTCGTCGGCAACGCCGCCTCGCTGTCGGTCGGCCCGTACGTCGTCGACGACGTCGACATCGAGGCCATCGCGCTCTACACCAACAACCCGCCGTGCGGCGCGATGCGCGGTTTCGGCGCGGTGCAGGCCTGCTTCGCCTACGAGGCCCAGATGGACAAGCTGGCGGCCGAACTGGGCATGGACCCGGTGGAGTTCCGGCAGCTCAACGCCATGGAGCAGGGCACGATCATGCCCACCGGGCAGCCGGTGGACTCGCCGGCGCCGGTGGCGGAACTGCTGCGCCGCGTCAAGGCCCGTCCGATGCCGCCGGAGCGACAGTGGGAGGTCGCGGGCGGCGAGGCCGATGTGCGCGCCCTGCCCGGCGGACTGTCCAACACCACCCACGGCGAGGGCGTCGTCCGCGGTGTCGGCTACGCGGTCGGCATCAAGAACGTCGGTTTCTCCGAGGGCTTCGACGACTACTCGACCGCCAGGGTCCGGGTGGAGGTCGTCGGGGGAGTGCCGGTCGCCACCGTGCACACGGCGATGGCGGAGGTCGGCCAGGGCGGTGTCACCGTGCACGCCCAGATCGCCCGTACCGAACTGGGCGTGACCCAGGTGACCATCCACCCGGCCGACACCCAGGTCGGCTCCGCAGGCTCCACCTCCGCCTCCCGGCAGACGTACGTCACGGGCGGCGCGGTGAAGAACTCCTGCGAGCTGGTCCGCGAGAAGGTCCTGGAGATCGGCCGCCGCAAGTTCGGCTCCCACCACCCGGCCTGGGCCACCGCCGAACTGCTGCTCGAAGGCGGCAAGGTCGTCACCGACGGCGGCGAGGTCCTCGCCGACCTGGTGGACGTGCTGGAGGACGAGGCCGTCGAGGTGGAGGCCGAGTGGCGGCACCGCCCGACCGAGGCCTTCGACCTGCGCACCGGCCAGGGCAACGGCCACGTCCAGTACTCGTTCGCGGCGCACCGCGCCGTCGTCGAGGTGGACACGGAGCTGGGCCTGGTGAAGGTCGTCGAGCTGGCCTGTGCGCAGGACGTCGGCAAGGCGCTGAACCCGCTGTCCGTCGTCGGGCAGATCCAGGGCGGCACCACCCAGGGTCTGGGAGTGGCCGTCATGGAGGAGATCATCGTCGACCCGAAGACCGCGAAGGTGCGCAACCCCTCCTTCACGGACTACCTGATCCCCACCATCCTCGACACGCCGACGATCCCGGTCGACGTGCTCGAACTCGCCGACGAGCACGCCCCGTACGGGCTTCGCGGCATCGGTGAGGCGCCGACGCTGTCCTCCACTCCGGCAGTCCTCGCGGCGATCCGCGACGCGACGGGCCTGGAACTCAACAGGACGCCGGTTCGCCCGGAGCACCTGACCGGCACCTGA
- a CDS encoding (2Fe-2S)-binding protein, with protein MRVNFTVNGRKQEADDVWEGESLLYVLRERLGLPGSKNACEQGECGSCTVRLDGVPVCSCLVAAGQVEGREVVTVEGLADFARQRAEHGHGGCATDACGTSLQEARQWSAGGTDSQTGEGTELSPVQQAFIDAGAVQCGFCTPGLLVAADELLEHNASPSDADIREALSGNLCRCTGYEKILDAVRLAAARQGEAV; from the coding sequence ATGCGCGTGAATTTCACGGTCAACGGCCGTAAGCAGGAAGCCGACGACGTGTGGGAGGGCGAGAGCCTCCTCTACGTGCTCCGTGAGCGCCTGGGCCTGCCCGGCTCCAAGAACGCCTGCGAGCAGGGCGAGTGCGGTTCCTGCACGGTCCGCCTCGACGGTGTGCCGGTGTGCTCGTGCCTGGTCGCGGCCGGGCAGGTGGAGGGCCGCGAGGTCGTCACCGTCGAGGGCCTGGCGGACTTCGCCCGGCAGCGTGCCGAGCACGGACACGGCGGATGCGCCACGGACGCCTGCGGTACGTCGCTGCAGGAGGCCCGGCAGTGGAGCGCCGGGGGAACCGACTCGCAGACCGGCGAGGGCACCGAACTGTCCCCGGTCCAGCAGGCGTTCATCGACGCCGGCGCCGTGCAGTGCGGTTTCTGCACCCCGGGTCTGCTGGTCGCCGCCGACGAGCTGCTGGAGCACAACGCCTCCCCGTCCGACGCGGACATCCGCGAGGCGCTCTCCGGCAATCTGTGCCGCTGCACCGGCTACGAGAAGATCCTCGACGCGGTCCGCCTCGCGGCCGCCCGGCAGGGAGAGGCGGTCTGA
- a CDS encoding FAD binding domain-containing protein — protein sequence MDFLRPASWEEALAAKAEHPTAVPIAGGTDIMVEINFDHRRPEYLLDLNRITELSEWEVGEETVRLGASVPYTRIMENLRTELPGLALASHTVASPQIRNRGGVGGNLGTASPAGDAHPALLAAGAEVEVESVRGTRSIPIDAFYTGVKRNALAADELIRAVHIKKADGPQQYSKVGTRNAMVIAVCAFGIALHPETRTVRTGIGSAAPTPVRAEAAEEFLNAALRDGGFWDSGKIITPSIAKRFAELASGACNPIDDVRGTAKYRRHAVGIMARRTLGWTWEQYRGSGRTLEGAA from the coding sequence ATGGACTTCCTTCGCCCCGCCAGCTGGGAGGAGGCGCTCGCCGCGAAAGCCGAGCACCCCACTGCTGTGCCCATCGCGGGTGGCACCGACATCATGGTCGAGATCAACTTCGACCACCGTCGGCCCGAGTACCTCCTGGACCTGAACCGCATCACCGAGCTGAGCGAGTGGGAAGTCGGAGAGGAGACCGTCCGGCTGGGCGCCTCCGTTCCGTACACGCGGATCATGGAGAACCTCCGGACCGAGCTGCCCGGCCTGGCGCTCGCCTCCCACACCGTCGCCTCGCCGCAGATCCGCAACCGCGGCGGCGTCGGCGGCAACCTCGGCACCGCGTCCCCCGCCGGTGACGCCCACCCGGCCCTGCTGGCCGCCGGCGCCGAGGTCGAGGTCGAGTCGGTGCGGGGCACCCGTTCCATCCCGATCGACGCGTTCTACACCGGAGTGAAGCGCAACGCGCTCGCCGCGGACGAGCTCATCAGGGCCGTCCACATCAAGAAGGCCGACGGGCCGCAGCAGTACTCGAAGGTCGGCACCCGCAACGCGATGGTCATCGCCGTGTGTGCCTTCGGCATCGCCCTGCACCCCGAGACCCGCACCGTGCGGACCGGCATCGGCTCTGCCGCGCCCACCCCGGTACGCGCCGAAGCCGCCGAGGAGTTCCTCAACGCCGCGCTCCGCGACGGCGGCTTCTGGGACAGCGGAAAGATCATCACTCCCTCGATCGCCAAGCGGTTCGCGGAGCTGGCCTCCGGCGCCTGCAACCCGATCGACGACGTCCGCGGCACCGCCAAGTACCGCCGGCACGCGGTCGGCATCATGGCCCGGCGCACGCTCGGCTGGACCTGGGAGCAGTACCGCGGCAGCGGCCGCACGCTTGAAGGAGCTGCATAA